Within the Triplophysa dalaica isolate WHDGS20190420 chromosome 2, ASM1584641v1, whole genome shotgun sequence genome, the region GTGTACTGTGTTGCAACCTGCAGAGCTGGTTTAGTCTCTGCTGGGCAGGCCAGTGTAACAATTTGAACATCAAacagagattgagagagagaatgagaagcACAGCAAAGGGTAAAACCAGATTAAATCAGAAATCAGTATGGGTCGCCAACGCTCCGTCACCCACATGAGGACATGGAGGGCTCAGCTACACATGATCTGAAGTGGTATTAATGTGTCAGTTCAACATGTTATTAGGGCTGGAATATTTAACAGAGAGAAGTGCGAGTGGAGAGATCAGCTCTGCGGGGAGCCTCTATGAAGGAAGCAGTTAGGTAGATAAGGGAAGAGGCGGAGGTGTTTTCTCAGAGGAGGCAAAGGAGGCCACGTCACCTCGAAACCGTTTAGAACGGAGCAGCAACTCTGGTTACTTTCGTGAGCATGTTTTGTCGTCAGTGTGACGGGAAGTAATGTGAAATACAGGTGATAAGTCATGTGAGAAAAGGAAGGCGTGATGGGTATGAGTGGTTCAAAATGATGGAGTGGACAGAGTAATTACATCGTGAACAATACGTCCGGACTACTACACTATCATCAAAATGACTGAAATCTgcaatcaatacattttttttcattagacTTTATCGtaatctttatttacatttattcatttggcagacaattttatccaaagcgatttacgagtaggagagcatataaacattttgtcatcatgcTCAACTGTAccattagtttacaaggccatgcttcGAGGAGGATtcaagctggagtaagcaaatgagagaatgaacaacaagtTTTTATCTGAGCAAAATGGCTTCTCAGAAAAAGAGAAGCCATTTTGTCGTCTATCAAGAACTAATTggatttttattaattgttaacCAATGGTTTTTTTTCCTGGAAGAAATGAGTCtcttatagacagtttcatcttaacaacataaacaaaaattacTGCCCAAGCACACTTTTGTGACTATTCgtcacacattcacaaacaatagaatgcctgtagattatttctgataacggAAAAAAAACCAGGAAGAATCATTGCTTGGCTAAACTTCTCtgtccaatattttgaatatattcagataccaagctcaaccgctagatgtcaatgtgcCACATCAcatggtttgtttaaatgcgaccaaataCAGGAtatattcaacaaattgtttttttaataaaatgaacatagaAATGACATCTACAAATCATTtatgtaatacaattattaaacatagaaacaataatacaaattaatattatcataaatcaaatacaaaaaatataaaaataataatattgtaaatattgtgtAATGTGTCAATATCAATGGAACTAAATAGTACAACTACAGAAAGGGACCATTGCCTCTTTATTCCAAAAGTCAACCATACACCACAGACAAAAAAAGCATCTAGGGGTTGTTCAACAGTggttcatgcattctgacttctttacgaTGTTAAACGAGCTTAAAATTTGTTGGACATATAAAGTAGTATTTCTATGCTCGATGTACTTCCACGAAGATTTGTATATGTTTGGAGAATTTTTTTgaacatgaacattttgaaCATGAAATTCACATGAAATTTTTGGACAACCTGAAAAACCTGAAAAAGCACGCCCACGTGTAAACCTGTGAGAGCAGGAGAAAAAGCATGCCATTGAAGCCCTTTGCTCACTGTATTTCGGAGTCTGGCCTCCAAGTTTCAACAACTCAAAAGGTTGTGCATTTATGTTATCATGAcaacatttcatgttttaaatttaaGCGTACTAAAGCGATTGATATGCATTTGTAAAAGTATTAATGgtgtaataaatgtttatggattcaaagatattttaagagcaCCTAACCCCAATCCCACCCCTTACACTAAACCTACCACTCGTCAAccattaaacacaacacatgagtaAAGTACagtctttatgtatttattcaataaaatgaacaaaacagtaTTAATGTATTACAAACAGGTCAAGTTGCAAACCCCCTGAACTGAAGCCAAACGTATACGATGAATTCCAGGAACCGACATCTTTAAACAAACCGGAACATTAGAATGACATAATAGGTATATAATTTCACACTCAACACTGACGCAATGACGCTGTCTGTCATGAGAAAGATGAAAGTCAATGATATTAATGCTAACATATGGAGGAACAGGAGTGCCGATTAGAAATAAAAGGACGAATccttgtttttcctacaacatttcaaatgctattagattgttaatgataatcttaaatcattaatttttatatttttatcaagccttgttgtgcaagcactgttgagcctgtgcagaggcagcagcttttgccagaggggaactggaatcccctggttgggcctgggttcccctgaggttttttttctcgatgggagtttttgggttcctcaccaccgtttgcatattgttttgcactatctgcctggccgggggggctgctttagaatttagaattcatacttgtattcaatgtgtctcttGTACaactgctttgtaacaatgaaaattgtaaaaagcgctatataaataaagttgagttgagttgagttgagttgaatcAATTGATCAATTTAACTTGCCGTCAGACTTGAAAAACGGGTTACACAgcagaaacagtaaaacagcagACGGTAATAACTTTCGCAACTgtttctcaaataaataaatcgctGAATTTAGAGATCGTGAGATTGGagaactgatagatggagcagtcccagcactaaaagatcaTGAACCACACGCGGTAAGTAAACCTGagtcaaatgtctgtgttttgcataaggtaaacaacaagaatttatagtgaatcaacagttgtggtgggataatgcgatgatgtattgtgtgcttgtgctttAGTTCCGCCCCCCTGCACACCTTCAGGAGGTCGTCTGATTTctgaaataatcgtacagctgtctctgtcttttataaatgtgatcaaactaaagacacTTCGAAGAGACAAAGTATGCATTAGGCCTACtgctctataggtactcaagaataatgagattggcagaaactgtgtgttacATCTGCTTTATCGTGCATAATAAATTGGTAACACATATAGAACAAGTgaattgtgatatttttttcaacattaacagATCTAAGGGGATTCGTTTGGTTCACCTGTTCCATCATAATTTTTCCAGAAAAACAATATGAACTGTCTTATAATTTTCTTGACTCATCATAGGTGTGCAACGCTTTTCAGTCCCTCTCACAGTGGCATTTATAGAGCAGTCATGGTGAGCTAGTGTAAATGTCAGCGGCTATTTAAAGTCTTTTCCAGCAGCCGGTGCTCATTTCTCAGACCAGCAATGGACTCAGTGCGCTCTTTACTGACTACGCTTTAACGTTGCCAGTCTCTGCCCctgcttttctctctttttcctctATCCCCCCTCTGAGAGGTAATAATTCATTTCCTGCGCGAGTGAGCCGCTCACTGATTTGAAAGGGCAAGCGGAGCCCATCGCGGAAAATGGAAGGGCGAAGACACCCGCCGTCCCGGCTCAAACTCACACACCAAGGCGATTTTGCTCCTTTCTCATACACGTGCGAGCAAATctgatttataaaatattttacatatatttaataactgaAACAGTAATAAGAATTTGATACATTACCatcagtaaatgttttattcaattgTAGATTTGTACTTCATATACGCCACAGATTGAGGGATAATTGGAGTGAAGACAAAGGAAAGGTTTCCAtggtttgtttaaaaagcattcacCTCTTTAGGACCctttcaatttttatttgcaCAAAACTATGATGTATGAGAGAATTTTCCAGTTAACGAACATTATTCAATAATATCAAATAAGATATCCTACTAAATTCAATAGTAAATGatgcaataaaagaaaatggaaaTGATGAATGCACAGGTATTAACCTCCTGCtttaaaaaactcaaatttgatTTGAAGTAATCAACTTTCTTTTCcaagttattaaaatacaaatctacaaTAGAGATGTGACATGAAGCACAAAATAGGAAACAACTGTGAATATATCCAGAATGCTTCACAGTGCTCACAAATGACAGACTGCACAATTACAGGCCTCCATGGCAAACACAGTGCGCAATGATATAACAACGACATGCATGATATAACATATTTTTGCCTATATGGCAGTGTGACGAGAAGAAAGCCTTGGATGAAAACACTTTCAGGCCACTTTTGTAAAAGGCAAAGTCACACTACAATCTTTAATCTTGAGAGAAATCTTTACAGTGAAACATGATGGCTACAGCATCCAGATTTAAAGACGTTTCTCTGCGGCAAATATTAGAAAACTCATAAAGTAAAAATGGATGGAGCAAAGTACAGTAGAATCCCTGAGGACAAGGTTGCAGCAATCTGAAAAAGCACTGAAATTTAGAATACAATCCctcttccaacatgacaatgatctAAAGCATACAGCAAAATTCAAGCTGCACTAAGTTTAGCAGGTAAAGCTTTGAAGAATAGGTTATAATTCAATTATGCATTGTCGATAAATATGTGTGGAGACGTCACAGTTTGAGAACAAGCTTTGAGGACGAAAAAATATCCAATATGTAACATATCAAGCAGCTATTTTACAGTTGCTACAGCTTCCTTGCTGTAAATGTTGATAACCTCTGAATATGATGAAGCCAAAGCATTGCAACAGTACGCATTTCACACTATTATagctttttattcattcaaacacTTCTGCAGTTTATTACGTACTTTGTTAAAAGGGTGTCACATTTTCTAAATTTGCCCcttaaatgattttagttttgttaGACACAATTTGTCATTGACCTCAAAGGCTGACAACATCAAAACCCCTCGAGCAGATCAGCTTAGAGGTTTAGAAAAAAACGAAATGCAGATGAAAATACAAGTCTGCATGCTTTACACAACTATGTTCAAGTGTTGAAAATGATTCAAAAGCAGCTTTCTTCTTAAGTGGTGTTTCAACTGTGAAGAGTCTTGAGCAACTAGCATTCCTGCCTGACCTGTTTACTGACACCattgtctacaccggatgcgacacgacaagagacaatagaacTCATTAGCACCCATTATAATTgaaaattttgtccacaccaGACCCATTAGAACAAGCAGTGTGTCGTCGCATCGTGTTCGGTACAGACACGGTGTGAAAATTCTGCCAAAagtaatacatataaataaatagtaatgagGAAAAATATAGTCAATGAAAATAACCAAGATATACATGATCtgatgatatttatttaaaagcttTGCATTTTAAAGGCAGTTGAGTTTGAGTTAACTACATCTCTTATGTGGTAAGGACACACTACTAAGTTTTTAATATACTCTCTTCAATCGACAAACATACATAGGTCCCCAAGTCTGTCCCTTCTTGGGGATCACTAAATGTCCCACTGGCGGATGGAGATGGGCAAAGCCAAAGTGATCAGACAGCGAGTCAATCAACTGCGTGAGATCCAGAAGCTCCATCCCCTGATAGGATGTGAGGACGGCTTCCACCACTGATTGGTTCTCTGCCTGTGACATGGTGCATGTGGAATAAACAACCACTCCCCCAGGACGCACTGCAGCTAGGGCCGAACTgacaaatgataaaacaaacatactTACTACCAACCGTTATTatagtacaaaaacacagtacTACCATCTACTACCGAGAAGAAAAGAACAGCATTTAACTTTGATGTCTATATGAGTGTTTGGGCAACGGATATTTACCACAGTAGCTGTTTCTGTAGGAGTGGTAGTTGAGCTCTCTCCTTTAGCCAGATGTCCCCTTGGTGGGTATCAGGGGTATAAAGCCAACTCCGGTCATTAGAGCATGGGGCATCTACAAGCACCTGACACAGAGGAAGAGagcaacacacacagacaaacacagttAGGAGAGCCAGTTTTACCACCACCGGGAGGAAAAAACTGCGTACGAGACTGAAGGGACATATTTCATGTTCACCTGGGGGTTAGTGAACGTaattcagaaggacagcagagaCCTGCCAGTACAGGCCTCATTAGCTCTTTAAAAGAACCAACACACCCGCACCATCCTCTGTGAACCGGGTCTAGCAAATGAGAGAAAGGCTGACGGAGAGAGAGCAGTATAGTGGAAACACTACACACACCTGGGGCCAATAATCACAAAACACACCTGAGCTAGAATCTTCTGTACTGGTTAAACAAACAACTCACACGCGCAACAATAATCTCTCTGAAAGAGAAGAGACgacttaaaaatatctttttgacTTCTCTGCTCCTTCCTTATGCACTCCTAAGCAAACCCTTCATTCCCTGTTTTGTTTTACCTTAGTACTTTCTTAGTTTCCTTTAAGGAATACTCTCCTCATTGGAACCGGCTAAAACCATCTTGTCAAGCCAAGGCCCTTTGTCTTAGGCCAGCTTTGTCTTAGCATCTTAATTCCCTCTGTTGGCTCTATTGTCTTGTCGAACTAAAAGAATGCCAAGGGGCACTTCGGAGACCAGGGTTACTAAAGAACATGATTGTGGAAAAAGACCCCCGTGAGTCTAAGGAAAATGGCATGTTTAAGAGGCAACCTGTTACCCTTGTCGAAGTGCTTGCATTAATAAAGTGATTGAATCATGGGAGTCATTGTACTCAGAGACATATTCATTGGGCATTTTGGGAAATTAGCGTACCTGTATACATGTCTCCGTCTACAGTTTCCATGTATCTAAAGTACTGCGCAGATGTGAATGGAGGTCAGTgggagaaaaacaacaacactgcCACCTTCTGGTCGACACCACACACTAAAGTCAGatgtcatttttctttattctgtgcTTTATACAAAAACACGATATCTGTTAAAATGTTAATCTCTCCTAGCACAGCACCCACCCTGAGCCACATTCATTTGAAACCATCACAACACCTCCTGTCACATTGTGTATTCGTTTACCTTTCTGCTCAGTGGCCCGACTCTTTTCAGTGCCAGCAAAGGATATTACTCAGTCAGCAGTATCTAGGCACCTTAAAAGCGCCACATTCACTGCTTGATTGACATGTTTGGCCTGCAGGGATGCTGGTGACCTGCCTGGCGTCTCGTCACCTGTGATGAGTGGGAAAAAAATGTCTACGTATGCAGCTTTGACTTCAAATGAGTGAGCGTGCAGAAAACCTCTATTCCACCTTGCAGCTTTTTGGTTGTTTTAAGATGTATTGTGAGTGATAGCAGTAAGCGGTAGGTCAATATGGTAAATGAGGGGGCTGGAGAACAACCGAGCTAGTGATGTCATAGAGAATTATGTGAAATTGGGACATTCACACTagactgttattttatttaataatcttttttttggtTGGTTTTGTTTCTTATTAGACACCCGAATGGCTGACATTCTGAGAAGATTATTAAGTGCATGTGGATCGTACCGATAACAGAATTAAATATTGCAGTTATTGTTCTTTTCCTTTAGAAAATTAAATTTGCTGATTTTTTCTTGTTAAAGTGACCTCATTCATTTTCCCCATagttgaacaaataaaatattaagtaCTAATtttgtatacatatttattaatatggttagcaaattataaatattaatcaaGAGATGGAGTTATAggaaatttgtttaattttaaataaagccAGTTGCCTTATTGGAGACAACATGTTTAAACCACACCAATCCTCAGTGATGCTTGTTATAATGTAATGTTAGTAGCATTGTATCGAATTCAACCCAActgaatatttattaaactatctccttttgtgttacTAGTAGAAAGTAAAAAAGTCTTATGAGCAGAGTGATAGCAATACCAGGGTTATTGGCCTCTACGCCCAAGGAACACACAAACTTACAAAATGTAGCTTGAACCCACTGTGATTTGCTGTGGATAGAAACATCTGTCAAATGTGatgtgaattttcatttttgggttgtAGTTGTGTGTTGTATGCTAGATGAGCAGAGGGGAGTGTTATACCTTGTCATAAGCCCCCGGCCGCTCACCTCCAACTCTCCTGCCATCCAGGCGAGTCACTGAAAGCAAATGTTGTAGCGTAGTAGGAACATAAGATTCCAGAGTCTTCAACAGCCAGTCGTTTCTGTGCGGATCCACCTCATTACAGTGCAGGAGCCCTAACAGTTCAATTATATCACATGATTAACAGTGCAGGGCACaatagaacatttacatttattcatttgttcaGCGTAGTCTAATTCAGGTGTTTTACAAATGAGGAACATGATAAGCAATTTGTCATAAGAGCTGAATATTTGTAGCATACAATGCATGATTAATACACAAGCGGGAGAACGGAAGGAGAATGCAAGATAACAAATAGCACAATTTTGTTATCGAGTTAAAAAAGTGCAAGAAAGACATAAATATGAAGGGATGCTTAAGAAATGTATCAGATTTTgcttgcatatacatttatgaAACAATTAAACACTAcatagaccattttgcaagtTGTGAATAATACTGATCCAGAAGCAATTCCTGTTTCGGTtctaaattgttatttttgtatggTAATTTTCTAATGGCACAGATTTATTTGAAGATTTGTCAGTGCAGGTTGTTTTCACTTACAGCTCGAACATGCACTTTAGTCTATGACTAGGCTTAAGCCTTGCTTGTAAAACCGGGACTTTGAGTTAATTAACGAAATATCATTTTACAGAAAGCAGACTCAATCAATACAGCTCTTTATTCTACGCAGTGCTATGTTTGCATTTGGTCTGACCCTTTTTGTTTGGATATTGAAGAAATTACCCATTGCCtgaaatgaaaaagtgaataccaaaataacaaatatagcAACTTgcagaaaacataaacattcacTGTTTGACATCCATTTGCCctttttttaacactgaaaCCTGTGTTAAAACTTAGCACTTATGTGGTGTTGTACATGTACATGTGTATGTCTAAATGTTTGTATCTGAGAAAACTGAGCAATTTAATTAATTACGAAAAGGCATTCCAACATGGAATAAATGTTCAAGATAAACGTCTAACTTAATGAGGGTCGCAAATACACAGCATAATATTATTATGTAGGTGCAAAATAGCATGTTGTTGTTACCACTGTAAAAAATGTGGGGCTTGTGATAGGGATGATATTGTAACATACATTTCTCAAAGCCATGACGCAGGTACATTGTTACGAATCTGTAATAAGTTAAACACCTATTGGAACCTACAAGGAGTGGCTGTCTGCAGTATGGCCAGACTTTTCCCACCAGGAGCTGCACAAAGATCAAGCACTTTTTCTCCGTCCCTCACATCTAAAGCCAGTACAGGCAGAACAGAAGATGCATTCAGAAGAAAGTACTGTTTGAGCCAGCCTGGTTGGTGACCTTGGTTGGGCAGACGGACTGGATCTCGGTGAATAAGACACTGTAGAGGGATGTGGGCTGTATGGGACTGGGATTCAGACTGTACCCGTGGAAGGAGGCTTGTGTATCCTAGCGCTCTGAGGCCTTGCTCAAGGTTTGTAAGGTCACTGAAGCGATTAAGCAGGACACCATATTGCCATGAGTGCGGATTAAGAAGCACATCCctaaagacataaaacattaataagGGCTTTGTTATTATCACATTCATGTACTATGGAATGACCATGATGCATGACAAAAAAGGAATGTCCAAACTACTGTTTCAAAACGCACTGAACTTTTGGTTGATTAaatcatgctttaaaaactgtatAATAATGGTCTAGAAATAAAAAGGAACCTTAAATCACAGAACATAATAGGAAACACTATAGGATCCTACCTTGCACTTTTCCACTGCTCTCCAAGCTCTTCGCTGTACTGTGAATCAAAATGCTGCAGTACAGttttacagacctgtctctgaGGTTTAGACCGACAACGTACTGAGACCTGATGAGGTGAATAATATCAAtgcaaaaatgaatgaaaatacattaataagcatttatatttaatttaatactgtTATAAGTCcataaaaactttttaatgCACCGGCAGTGTTGGCAATGTTTGTTTCCgtttgaaattgtttttattattgttttattagctAACGTTAAACTAAAACGAACCTTCGACTTCTGTCCGCTGCTTGGATGAGTGACAGTGTGCGCGCTGGAGCAATGACCGTGAGACAAGGCGAACGCGGCACACTTTAAAGACTTCAGAAACAGAACAGAGCTTCTGGAACATGCCTCAATCTGCCATAATGTTGAAGAAAACATAGATATGTTTACCAGCAAACAACACGATATTTTTAAGTTCTTACAGTACGGTCCGTCGTCCCCGAGAAACGCGGTTTATCACATTAGTTCCGTTTTCCGACTGTACATCTTCAAGTCGTCTGCTGATTAACTTTAATATAACGTTTTTTTCATCATGTAGTCAAATAAAAGACAGTCCACACACAATAACATAATACATGCATTAGATTAACTACTTTGCAAAAACAGTTGTGTCGACTTAAAAATGAAGTTTGCTGCATTAATATTTCAAGTTTTCGCAAAGCAGACTTacataatagaaaaaatatatgagATCTTACCAAAACTCAAAGAAATGCACATGTTTTGTTTCCAAACACACTAAAcacttattttaaaaacaaaaaaaataagcatGTTACAGAAATTAGTTATTTGttagatgaaaataaaatatctttaacTTTTATCCTGAATGTATATGGTACATTACATTCTTAATGTTTGAATAACTGCaatagatattattatttttgtattttaaaattggcCTGTCCCAAATCCTTTTCCTCATTAAAATCTACAACTCTTCTGTCCATATGGTAAATATGACAGAAGAGGGGTCATTTGATTTGCTTGTGGgttctgtattgtttttaactattaatatataatatgttattaataaataattattaaatataggCTACAGCAACAGATAAAATTGAGACCATTCCAAAATTATGTTCAGTCCTTCTGAATTAACTGTAggctaaaaaaaatatttttatttcatactgTGAACGAGTGACAGACAACTAGTGATATTTCTCCCAATAtcgaaattaaaatattgttttatatttgcataaaattagacaaactgatcaaaataagaaataaagtgCAATGTTTGCTAATTGTATTGTACATCTATTTTAGGACcagatcaaaaataaaaatatgatggaataagaaaaaaaacgtatccttagtatttttgtcttatttctAGTACAAGTATCTGAAAATTCCtcaatcaagatacatttatgTGATTGCCGGAAAGCACGCTGTCTTGTGAGCCAGCAGCGTATCTGGGGTGTTGTCATGTGGCTCGAACTGAGTCCCAGAAAGTCTTTCTAGGACAAGCAAAAGGTTGCAACCACCACAAAGGAAGCAAACCACTAGCTGGTGTCCACTGAAAGCCCCTTCAAAGGAGTATGATCAGCAGAAACAGCTGCTACATACCTTCAGGATGGAAGAAGTTAACAACTGGAAGGGCTGAGTCTATGAGCCCGGCTGCCTCAGAGGCCAGACCTACAGTTTCCATAAGTCTGGGTGAAGGTGGAGAACGACACACCCTACCTGACACAGTAGGCCCCTCCTGACCGGAGTTTCCCACCAAGGGCTCTCCAAAAGAGGAAAAACATGCACCGTGGCATCCAATCCCCACGGGGCAGGATGtgtcagaaaaacacacaatggcAATGTGTCGCTTTCATCCACAAAGACTGGTGAGAGTGCTGCTTGGACCCCAAGATTTTTGAGGGGGAGCTTGAAGCTTTGCCCACCAAGGGACTACTCAGTTCAGGGGGACAGATAACTGGCAAGTGTCCAGTTCCACACTTGGCATCGCCCCATATAGCCCTGGTCTCTCGCTGCCCCAATATTGGTGTACCCAACCTCAGTTAACTCGCACACAGCTATGTGTAACGTAAAATGTTTGTGCTAATGCTTCCTAAAGTTTAACAGATTGTTGTCCTTCCTCCCTATAATGTCATGTTTTCAAGCTTCACcatgtgtttgaatgtgttaaTAGCCTGAGACTATGTGTTCTATGACATCATAAAGTCCACATTACATGATGTTATGTAACTCATGTGGAGCGGGTGTATGTACAGTAAACACATTCACTTGCTTCTCTGCTGCTTACTCGTTTTCAAAGAATAGACTGAATAAATGATTGACCTAGTAAAAACTTGCTGCCACCTGCTGGCTGTTTCACAGGAGGCCCTGTATTATATCTCTCACaagtttatatttcaaacatttatctCTTAACATCATTTATCcatttgtaatttgtaattaaatcatttttgtgcCTCTGTGTGATCACTTAATTTTCCACAGTAAAGTATTCTTACTTTAATTAAGCATGCAGGAGTGAATCTGggaataataaaaatatcatcAATG harbors:
- the nsun3 gene encoding tRNA (cytosine(34)-C(5))-methyltransferase, mitochondrial, encoding MFSSTLWQIEACSRSSVLFLKSLKCAAFALSHGHCSSAHTVTHPSSGQKSKVSVRCRSKPQRQVCKTVLQHFDSQYSEELGEQWKSARDVLLNPHSWQYGVLLNRFSDLTNLEQGLRALGYTSLLPRVQSESQSHTAHIPLQCLIHRDPVRLPNQGHQPGWLKQYFLLNASSVLPVLALDVRDGEKVLDLCAAPGGKSLAILQTATPWLLHCNEVDPHRNDWLLKTLESYVPTTLQHLLSVTRLDGRRVGGERPGAYDKVLVDAPCSNDRSWLYTPDTHQGDIWLKERAQLPLLQKQLLCSALAAVRPGGVVVYSTCTMSQAENQSVVEAVLTSYQGMELLDLTQLIDSLSDHFGFAHLHPPVGHLVIPKKGQTWGPMYVCRLKRVY